From a single Collibacillus ludicampi genomic region:
- the acnA gene encoding aconitate hydratase AcnA — protein MLVHNPFSSLSTLHINGRSYQYYRLQALEEQGVGPVSRLPFTIKILLESVLRKMDNRAITEQHVRRLANWDPAPSNGGEVHEVPFMPARIVLQDFTGVPAVVDLAAMRQAVHDLGGEPSKINPLVPVDLVIDHSVQVDSFGSADSLSKNIEIEFKRNEERYKFLHWATKAFQNFRVVPPSAGIVHQVNLEYLASVVLQRQDGDVLQVYPDSLVGTDSHTTMINGLGVLGWGVGGIEAEAGMLGQPLYFVTPEVIGFRLTGQLPEGSTATDLALTITNILRKKGVVGKFVEFFGKGLSTISLADRATVANMAPEYGATMGFFPVDEETLDYLRMTGRSEEHIALVEAYTKAQGLFRTDETPDPLFSDIVELDLSTVMPTMAGPRRPQDRIDLTHMKERFQQALVQPLREGGFGLTPEQADKKVTVRHADGTTGELTNGSVVIAAITSCTNTSNPSVMLAAGLLAKKAVEMGLKRNPNVKTSLGPGSRVVTDYLEKAGLLPYLEQLGFHVVGYGCTTCIGNSGPLIPEVAEAIRANELTVTSVLSGNRNFEGRIHPLVKANYLASPPLVVAYALAGTVNFDPYKDPIGFGKENQPVFLKDIWPSGDEVETAIRSSISPEMFRKRYENVLEFNDRWNALPTPEGALYAWDPNSTYIQQPDFFVGLSRDVKPIEEIRGACVLALLGDSVTTDHISPAGAIPPTSPAGKYLIEKGVKPEDFNSYGSRRGNHEVMVRGTFANIRIRNQMAPGTEGGYTTVPTNEVMTIYEAAVKYMHDKQPTLVIAGKEYGTGSSRDWAAKGTYLLGVKAVIAESFERIHRSNLVGMGVLPLQFVSGENRNTHGITGQETFDIIGLNDQIQPNQKIRVRMTKQDGTVSEFDVIMRLDSQIEIDYYRNGGILQTVLRNLMTS, from the coding sequence CTGTTGGTTCATAACCCTTTCTCTTCACTGTCAACTTTACATATAAACGGAAGGTCTTATCAGTACTACCGCTTGCAAGCGCTTGAAGAACAAGGGGTTGGGCCTGTTTCCAGGCTCCCTTTCACGATCAAAATCTTGTTGGAATCCGTATTGCGAAAAATGGACAATCGGGCGATCACCGAACAGCATGTTCGTCGTTTGGCCAATTGGGATCCAGCACCGAGCAATGGCGGTGAAGTGCATGAGGTTCCTTTTATGCCCGCCCGTATCGTCCTGCAAGATTTCACCGGTGTTCCTGCCGTCGTCGATTTGGCCGCCATGCGACAAGCGGTGCATGATCTAGGTGGAGAACCGTCGAAAATCAATCCTCTTGTCCCTGTTGACCTGGTGATCGACCACTCGGTACAGGTCGATTCTTTCGGCAGCGCCGATTCGCTCAGCAAAAACATTGAGATCGAATTCAAACGCAATGAAGAGCGTTACAAGTTTCTTCACTGGGCAACAAAAGCTTTTCAAAATTTCCGTGTGGTGCCACCGTCTGCAGGGATCGTGCATCAGGTCAATCTTGAATACTTAGCTTCCGTTGTACTGCAAAGACAGGATGGAGATGTACTACAGGTCTATCCAGATTCTTTAGTCGGTACCGATTCTCACACAACGATGATTAACGGATTGGGTGTCCTTGGCTGGGGGGTAGGCGGGATTGAAGCGGAAGCGGGGATGCTTGGTCAGCCCTTGTACTTCGTCACCCCTGAGGTCATCGGTTTTCGCCTGACCGGACAACTTCCTGAAGGATCCACAGCCACCGACTTGGCACTTACGATCACCAATATCCTTCGAAAAAAAGGGGTAGTCGGAAAATTTGTGGAATTTTTCGGGAAAGGATTAAGCACGATCAGCTTAGCCGATCGTGCCACCGTCGCGAATATGGCTCCGGAATATGGTGCAACGATGGGCTTTTTCCCTGTTGACGAAGAGACATTGGATTATTTGCGCATGACGGGACGCAGTGAGGAACACATTGCTCTTGTGGAAGCGTATACAAAGGCGCAAGGGTTGTTCCGGACAGACGAAACGCCCGATCCTCTTTTCTCTGATATCGTTGAACTCGATCTATCGACTGTAATGCCTACCATGGCTGGACCGAGACGTCCGCAAGACCGCATCGATCTCACACACATGAAGGAGCGTTTTCAACAAGCGCTCGTGCAGCCGCTACGGGAAGGCGGATTTGGTTTAACGCCTGAACAAGCGGATAAAAAAGTGACAGTCAGACATGCAGACGGAACGACGGGCGAACTGACCAACGGTTCTGTTGTTATTGCAGCGATTACGTCTTGTACGAATACTTCCAACCCTTCAGTCATGCTCGCGGCTGGATTGTTGGCGAAAAAAGCGGTGGAAATGGGTTTGAAACGGAATCCCAATGTGAAAACAAGCCTGGGTCCCGGTTCCCGTGTGGTCACCGATTACCTTGAGAAAGCGGGACTTCTTCCGTATCTTGAACAACTCGGCTTCCATGTTGTCGGTTATGGATGCACCACATGTATCGGAAACAGCGGTCCACTGATACCGGAAGTGGCGGAAGCGATTCGAGCCAATGAGTTGACTGTCACTTCCGTCTTGAGCGGCAACCGAAATTTTGAAGGGCGCATCCACCCTCTTGTCAAAGCGAATTACCTGGCTTCGCCTCCGCTTGTCGTCGCCTATGCCCTGGCTGGAACGGTTAATTTCGATCCGTATAAAGACCCGATTGGTTTTGGAAAAGAGAATCAACCGGTTTTTTTGAAGGATATTTGGCCGAGCGGCGACGAAGTGGAAACAGCGATTCGCTCGTCGATCAGCCCCGAGATGTTCCGCAAACGGTACGAAAACGTACTGGAATTTAATGACCGTTGGAATGCGCTCCCCACTCCAGAAGGAGCTCTTTATGCTTGGGATCCGAACTCCACATATATTCAACAACCGGACTTTTTTGTCGGTTTGTCCCGGGATGTCAAACCGATTGAAGAGATTCGCGGCGCCTGTGTACTGGCCTTGCTTGGGGATTCGGTTACAACCGACCACATCTCTCCTGCTGGCGCAATTCCGCCCACTTCCCCGGCCGGAAAATACTTGATCGAAAAAGGAGTAAAACCTGAAGACTTCAACTCTTATGGTTCTCGTCGCGGAAATCATGAAGTGATGGTACGGGGGACGTTCGCCAATATCCGCATTCGGAATCAAATGGCACCGGGAACAGAAGGCGGCTATACCACCGTTCCGACGAATGAAGTAATGACCATTTACGAAGCAGCGGTGAAGTATATGCATGACAAACAACCTACGCTTGTCATTGCGGGGAAAGAGTACGGAACCGGTAGTTCCCGTGACTGGGCTGCGAAAGGAACTTATCTGCTTGGCGTGAAAGCGGTGATCGCCGAAAGCTTCGAACGGATTCACCGCAGCAACTTGGTGGGAATGGGGGTCTTGCCGTTACAATTTGTTTCTGGTGAAAACAGAAACACACATGGAATTACAGGTCAAGAAACGTTCGACATTATCGGACTGAACGATCAGATTCAACCGAACCAAAAAATACGCGTACGCATGACGAAACAGGATGGAACGGTTTCCGAATTCGATGTGATCATGCGCCTCGACAGCCAGATTGAGATCGACTATTACCGCAATGGGGGCATCCTGCAAACGGTCCTGCGCAATCTGATGACGAGCTAG
- the selD gene encoding selenide, water dikinase SelD, with protein MTPEEAVRLTLLTEKAGUGCKIGPADLAQVLSHLPKNMPNPDVIVGLDTSDDAGVYRLNEETALVQTVDYFTPIVDDPYMFGAIAAANALSDVYAMGGKPLTVLNIVGFPVSKLDKKILAEILRGGADKVKEAGAVIIGGHSIDDRDPKFGMAVTGIVHPDKVWTNAGACPGDKLILTKPIGVGILTTAIKRGKASQDAIERVQQVMASLNKTASEVAHGFEIHACTDITGFGLLGHAMEMARGSCAGIVIHADRVPVLPETRSLAEQGIMPGGTHRNFDWLKDDVDYAGHIDETMRYILCDAVTSGGLLLSVPAGDAEPLVQALHGKGVTEAAIIGEVVSDHPKRIVVK; from the coding sequence ATGACACCTGAAGAAGCTGTTCGGCTTACATTGCTGACTGAGAAAGCGGGCTGAGGTTGCAAAATCGGCCCAGCCGATTTGGCTCAAGTTTTGAGCCATCTACCGAAAAACATGCCCAATCCGGATGTGATCGTCGGACTGGACACTTCCGATGATGCCGGGGTCTATCGTTTGAATGAGGAAACAGCCCTCGTGCAAACGGTCGACTATTTTACTCCGATCGTCGATGATCCCTACATGTTCGGCGCGATCGCTGCGGCAAACGCGTTGTCTGACGTCTATGCGATGGGAGGCAAACCGCTTACCGTACTGAACATCGTAGGATTTCCGGTTAGCAAATTGGATAAAAAGATTCTGGCGGAAATCTTGCGTGGCGGTGCCGACAAAGTGAAAGAAGCAGGGGCCGTGATAATCGGAGGTCATTCGATCGATGACCGTGATCCGAAGTTCGGAATGGCTGTGACTGGCATCGTTCATCCTGATAAGGTATGGACCAATGCCGGGGCATGCCCGGGCGACAAGCTGATTTTGACGAAACCGATCGGCGTAGGCATTTTGACTACGGCCATCAAACGGGGAAAAGCATCGCAAGATGCGATCGAACGCGTGCAGCAAGTGATGGCGTCTTTGAATAAAACCGCTTCCGAAGTCGCTCATGGCTTTGAAATACACGCATGCACGGACATCACCGGTTTCGGCTTGCTCGGCCACGCAATGGAAATGGCCCGCGGCTCCTGCGCAGGGATTGTCATTCATGCGGATCGGGTTCCCGTGCTGCCCGAGACACGCTCCCTCGCGGAACAGGGAATCATGCCCGGAGGCACACATCGCAACTTCGACTGGTTGAAAGACGATGTGGATTATGCCGGACATATCGACGAGACGATGCGCTACATCCTATGTGATGCGGTGACATCGGGCGGACTTCTCTTATCGGTACCGGCGGGTGATGCGGAACCGCTTGTTCAAGCGCTTCACGGAAAAGGTGTCACAGAAGCGGCGATCATCGGAGAGGTTGTCAGCGACCATCCGAAACGGATTGTGGTCAAGTGA
- the hemZ gene encoding coproporphyrinogen dehydrogenase HemZ, with protein sequence MLLRVEQVQFNFEREVERLIYLFLPECSLVFSSEPSHEDVTIKLWLKDLGNALRARGELHVRDSTSYVHEFTKLLPDDADSVFRRRRGKQAVLHVLHDCLSDYTGEQQPWGILTGVRPMKLVHQMIEQRLDPVMIRRRLAEEYRISDSRIDLLLEIADIQLQVIPDLYQLEKEVSLYIGIPFCPTHCAYCTFPAYSMIEKYTYAHEFLGALEKELKAVGECLRQYEIPVTSVYVGGGTPTSLNAPELERLMEALYKEIPGQDRWRELNVEAGRPDTITPDRIDVLRRFKVNRISVNPQTFKAETLKTIGRGHTPDIVDRRFHLVREAGFENINMDMILGLPGEDLDDIRYTRERIEKLSPDSVTVHTMSFKRTAVVNKEREKFEIPHTEMVRRMMEETSAWSRSLGYKPYYIYRQKDILGNLENVGYSLPGKEGIYNICIMEERQTIIGIGGGATTKLIGLNGKNLGQVFNPREPKAYVESIESVIARKIDALRKTFEQVQTRV encoded by the coding sequence GTGCTGCTTCGAGTCGAACAAGTCCAGTTTAATTTTGAGAGAGAAGTGGAAAGGCTCATCTATCTTTTTTTGCCTGAATGTTCTCTAGTTTTTTCATCAGAACCTTCACATGAAGATGTGACGATCAAGCTGTGGCTCAAGGATCTCGGAAACGCTTTGCGGGCGCGAGGGGAATTGCATGTGCGCGACAGTACTTCTTATGTACATGAGTTTACCAAGCTGCTGCCTGACGATGCGGATTCCGTTTTTCGGCGTAGGAGAGGAAAACAGGCGGTTCTGCACGTGTTGCACGATTGTCTGTCCGACTATACAGGTGAACAGCAACCGTGGGGGATTCTGACGGGCGTTAGGCCCATGAAACTTGTCCATCAGATGATCGAACAAAGGTTGGATCCAGTGATGATTCGCCGGCGACTCGCCGAAGAATACAGGATTTCGGACTCGCGTATCGATCTCTTGCTTGAAATTGCAGACATTCAACTTCAGGTGATCCCCGATCTCTACCAACTGGAAAAAGAAGTATCCCTTTATATCGGTATTCCTTTCTGTCCGACACATTGCGCATATTGTACGTTTCCCGCCTATTCGATGATCGAGAAATACACATATGCTCACGAATTTCTGGGCGCTCTTGAAAAGGAGTTAAAGGCTGTGGGCGAATGCCTGCGCCAGTACGAAATCCCTGTGACGAGTGTTTACGTAGGAGGAGGTACTCCTACGTCGTTGAATGCTCCCGAATTGGAACGCCTCATGGAAGCGTTGTACAAGGAAATTCCGGGGCAAGACCGCTGGCGTGAACTCAACGTGGAAGCGGGACGTCCGGATACGATCACCCCTGATCGAATCGATGTCTTACGCCGCTTTAAAGTCAACCGCATTTCCGTGAACCCGCAGACATTTAAAGCGGAAACGCTCAAGACCATCGGACGCGGACATACCCCTGATATCGTGGATCGCCGTTTTCACCTCGTCAGGGAAGCGGGATTTGAAAATATTAATATGGATATGATTTTGGGTCTCCCGGGTGAAGATCTCGATGATATTCGCTATACGCGGGAACGGATCGAAAAACTGTCTCCCGATTCAGTGACTGTACATACGATGTCTTTCAAGCGTACGGCAGTTGTCAATAAAGAGAGGGAAAAATTTGAGATTCCGCATACAGAAATGGTCAGGAGAATGATGGAAGAGACGTCGGCATGGTCAAGATCACTCGGTTATAAACCCTATTATATCTATCGTCAGAAAGACATTCTCGGTAACTTGGAGAATGTAGGATATTCTCTGCCTGGTAAAGAGGGGATTTATAACATTTGCATCATGGAAGAACGCCAGACGATCATCGGTATCGGCGGGGGAGCGACAACCAAATTGATCGGATTAAACGGGAAAAATTTGGGGCAAGTTTTTAATCCGAGAGAACCGAAAGCGTATGTAGAATCGATCGAATCGGTTATAGCCAGAAAGATCGATGCACTTCGCAAAACGTTTGAACAAGTGCAAACACGCGTATAG
- a CDS encoding PTS fructose transporter subunit IIABC, with amino-acid sequence MKITDLLQESRILLQLQAENKADLFKELSDLLKRDGLLTDQEAYLQALRKREEEGTTGIGDGVAIPHGRSSAVVRPALALGLSRGGIEYESLDGKPVHIVFMIAVPEEANDEHLRVLALLSRLLMNEEVREGLLSAQSTKDVIALIDRYSEPEQNSSQDPKAVKKVVAVTACPTGIAHTYMAAEALEKAAKELGFEIRVETQGSVGAENVIDNKDLQEAEAVIIAADKKVELDRFIGKKLVEVPVSAAIKDAKGLIEQALSAPVYRGGEDYTDRVRRAKEEKKAAMPPFYKHLMNGVSNMIPLVTAGGLLIALSFAFGITAFKDPASPYHSIAKALMDIGGGSAFALMVPILAGFIAMSIADRPGLAPGLVGGMLASTIGAGFLGGIIAGFLAGYVAKWIRDGIKLPKNLQGLMPVLIIPFFATAIVGLVMVFVIGTPVKGLMDWLTMGLKNMGASASVGLGLLLGAMMAADMGGPINKVAYTFATGLLGTQTDAGYTVMAAVMAAGMVPPLGMALSTLISKHKYSQEEREAGKAAAVLGISFITEGAIPFAARDPFRVIPSIIIGSGVTGALSMLFHCTLRAPHGGIFVLAVPNAVGHVGLYALAILIGAVVTGILVSALKKQIEN; translated from the coding sequence ATGAAGATCACTGATTTATTACAAGAAAGCAGAATTTTATTGCAATTACAAGCGGAAAATAAAGCGGATCTGTTCAAAGAACTATCAGACCTTTTGAAACGGGACGGACTACTTACAGATCAAGAGGCTTACCTGCAAGCGCTGCGCAAACGGGAGGAGGAAGGAACGACTGGAATCGGCGACGGTGTGGCCATCCCGCACGGTCGATCATCAGCTGTTGTCCGTCCGGCACTTGCACTCGGTTTGAGCCGCGGAGGGATCGAATACGAATCCTTGGATGGCAAGCCTGTTCACATTGTTTTTATGATCGCCGTGCCGGAAGAAGCGAATGATGAGCATCTGCGCGTACTGGCGTTGCTTTCACGGTTATTGATGAACGAAGAGGTACGTGAGGGACTGTTGTCGGCTCAATCAACGAAAGATGTCATCGCTCTCATCGATCGCTACTCGGAACCCGAGCAAAATTCCTCTCAAGATCCTAAAGCAGTAAAAAAAGTGGTGGCGGTTACCGCTTGCCCGACAGGCATTGCGCATACGTATATGGCTGCGGAAGCGCTAGAAAAGGCGGCGAAAGAACTCGGTTTTGAGATCAGAGTTGAAACGCAAGGCTCTGTCGGTGCAGAGAATGTTATTGATAACAAAGATCTGCAGGAAGCGGAAGCAGTGATCATTGCCGCCGATAAAAAAGTCGAGTTGGATCGTTTCATAGGAAAGAAACTCGTGGAGGTACCGGTATCTGCAGCGATCAAAGATGCGAAAGGTTTGATTGAACAAGCATTGTCAGCTCCTGTTTATCGAGGAGGAGAAGATTATACCGATCGTGTAAGACGGGCAAAAGAAGAGAAGAAAGCTGCGATGCCGCCGTTTTACAAACATTTGATGAACGGCGTTTCCAATATGATTCCTTTGGTGACAGCCGGAGGTTTGTTGATCGCTCTCAGCTTCGCGTTCGGTATTACCGCTTTTAAAGATCCCGCTTCCCCATACCATTCGATCGCCAAAGCATTGATGGATATCGGCGGAGGCTCCGCATTTGCCCTTATGGTTCCGATTCTTGCAGGATTTATCGCTATGTCGATCGCCGATCGTCCAGGCTTAGCACCGGGTCTTGTCGGCGGTATGCTCGCCTCGACAATTGGAGCAGGGTTTCTTGGAGGTATCATCGCCGGTTTCTTAGCCGGGTATGTTGCCAAATGGATTCGCGATGGCATCAAGCTGCCAAAAAATCTGCAAGGTTTGATGCCCGTTCTTATCATTCCGTTCTTCGCGACGGCGATCGTCGGTCTGGTCATGGTCTTTGTCATAGGCACGCCAGTGAAGGGGCTGATGGATTGGCTGACCATGGGATTGAAGAATATGGGAGCTTCCGCGTCGGTAGGGCTTGGATTGTTACTTGGCGCGATGATGGCTGCTGATATGGGCGGGCCGATCAACAAAGTGGCTTACACATTCGCGACCGGACTGTTAGGCACACAGACCGATGCCGGCTATACCGTTATGGCGGCCGTGATGGCTGCCGGAATGGTTCCGCCTCTCGGAATGGCTCTTTCCACGTTGATCTCAAAACACAAATATTCTCAGGAAGAACGGGAAGCGGGAAAAGCGGCTGCTGTGCTGGGAATCTCTTTTATTACGGAAGGAGCGATCCCCTTTGCTGCACGCGATCCGTTCCGCGTCATTCCTTCGATTATCATCGGTTCGGGCGTAACAGGGGCGTTGTCGATGTTGTTCCATTGTACGTTACGGGCGCCACATGGCGGGATTTTCGTTCTGGCGGTACCGAACGCTGTCGGCCATGTGGGTCTTTACGCTTTGGCGATCCTCATAGGTGCCGTGGTCACGGGAATCCTTGTCTCTGCATTGAAGAAACAGATTGAAAATTAG
- a CDS encoding DeoR/GlpR family DNA-binding transcription regulator has product MIHYKKSLSGGDCILSVERQHFIMEEIRTKGSVRISELMKMLTASESTIRRDLEELERQGLIKRVHGGAVLLQHMTYEPSNLDKSVMFAEAKEKIGRLAASLVEEHTSLIIDAGTTTAALARHLQTPHLRVITNGLNVAEILRGKQYNVLVTGGVLKANTQAMVGELTLELLSRFHVDICFLGINALSQEEGLTTPDMQEAFVKQAMIRAARKVVLLIDSSKFGKVTLSHVAGIREIDIVITDEGISNEDRSWLEENGVTVMEAKE; this is encoded by the coding sequence GTGATACATTATAAGAAATCGCTTTCGGGAGGTGATTGTATTTTAAGTGTTGAAAGGCAACATTTCATTATGGAAGAAATACGAACGAAGGGATCGGTTCGTATATCCGAATTGATGAAAATGCTTACTGCGTCCGAATCAACGATTCGGCGTGACCTGGAAGAGTTGGAGAGACAAGGTTTGATTAAAAGGGTACATGGAGGGGCTGTGTTGCTCCAACATATGACTTACGAACCCTCCAATCTCGATAAATCGGTCATGTTTGCGGAAGCTAAGGAAAAAATCGGGAGACTTGCGGCAAGCCTCGTGGAAGAGCATACCTCGTTGATAATTGATGCAGGCACGACAACGGCCGCACTTGCCCGACATCTTCAGACTCCTCATCTTCGTGTCATCACCAACGGGTTGAATGTCGCCGAGATCCTCAGAGGGAAACAATATAACGTTCTCGTGACCGGCGGCGTGCTCAAAGCCAATACTCAAGCGATGGTGGGCGAGTTGACATTGGAGCTCTTATCACGGTTTCATGTCGACATCTGTTTTTTAGGGATCAACGCGCTTTCACAGGAGGAAGGGCTGACCACGCCTGATATGCAAGAAGCATTTGTGAAGCAAGCGATGATCCGCGCGGCTCGTAAAGTTGTTTTGCTTATCGACAGTTCGAAATTCGGCAAAGTCACACTCTCGCACGTCGCCGGCATCCGCGAAATCGACATCGTAATAACGGACGAAGGAATCAGCAATGAAGATCGCTCCTGGCTCGAAGAAAACGGTGTTACAGTCATGGAGGCAAAGGAGTGA
- the selA gene encoding L-seryl-tRNA(Sec) selenium transferase produces MSNESRKQLLRNLPAVHRVIVSPECEPLLQEYGHTLVSKTVSEVITTIRNRMLAGEEQQAPTMEQLVEAVERRLTLLYQTHYRRVINATGVVLHTNLGRAPLASSAVDILVKTASGYTNLELNLDTGERGTRYAHVEDLICRLTGAEAALVVNNNAAAVLLVLREMAKGKKVVISRGQLVEIGGSFRVSEVMAESGAILHEVGTTNKTHGYDYERAIDEETALVMKVHTSNFRIVGFTHQPILEELVRIAHERNVPVYEDLGSGSLLDLRKYGIGDEPTVSESVKAGVDIISFSGDKLLGATQAGIIIGKKEYIKRLKRNQLTRALRVDKLTLAALEATLRLYLDEEKAIREIPTLYMLTRSFEDLREAAEELASGLRKIFHELANVSVVDGVSQVGGGSLPTEELPTLLVAVKSSQFSLNALAEAMRLVDIPVMAMIRKEALLFDVRTIFRREIQECIESVRRAFANIC; encoded by the coding sequence ATGTCGAACGAATCGCGAAAACAACTCTTGCGCAACCTTCCTGCGGTTCATCGTGTGATTGTTTCACCGGAATGTGAACCATTGTTGCAAGAGTATGGTCACACGCTTGTTTCGAAAACGGTATCGGAAGTGATCACTACGATTCGCAATCGCATGCTTGCGGGGGAAGAACAGCAAGCGCCGACGATGGAGCAATTGGTCGAGGCGGTCGAAAGAAGATTGACGCTCCTCTATCAAACACATTACCGGCGCGTCATAAACGCGACAGGAGTCGTTTTACATACGAATTTGGGACGTGCCCCGCTGGCGTCAAGTGCGGTCGATATCCTCGTTAAGACAGCTTCCGGGTATACGAACCTCGAACTGAATTTGGATACGGGGGAGAGAGGCACTCGCTATGCGCATGTCGAGGATTTGATCTGCAGGCTGACGGGAGCTGAAGCCGCGCTTGTCGTCAACAATAATGCGGCAGCCGTCTTGCTCGTCTTGCGGGAGATGGCCAAAGGGAAAAAAGTTGTGATTTCGCGTGGGCAACTCGTTGAAATTGGCGGCTCTTTTCGCGTCTCGGAAGTGATGGCAGAATCTGGAGCGATTTTGCATGAAGTGGGTACTACGAACAAGACGCACGGGTATGATTACGAACGGGCGATCGACGAAGAAACCGCACTGGTGATGAAAGTGCATACCAGTAATTTTCGTATTGTCGGGTTCACTCATCAGCCCATTCTGGAAGAGCTTGTGCGCATCGCCCATGAGCGAAACGTTCCCGTATACGAAGATCTCGGTTCTGGCTCACTGCTCGATTTGAGGAAATATGGCATCGGAGATGAACCGACCGTCAGCGAGAGCGTGAAAGCGGGAGTGGATATCATTTCGTTTTCCGGAGATAAACTGCTCGGAGCGACACAGGCAGGAATCATTATCGGCAAAAAAGAATATATAAAGCGATTGAAACGAAACCAATTGACGCGTGCATTGCGGGTGGACAAACTGACGTTAGCCGCTTTGGAAGCGACCCTTCGCTTGTATCTCGACGAGGAGAAGGCGATCCGGGAAATTCCCACTCTGTACATGTTAACCCGCTCATTTGAAGACTTGAGAGAAGCTGCGGAAGAATTGGCATCCGGCTTGCGAAAGATCTTTCACGAGCTAGCAAACGTGTCGGTGGTCGATGGCGTTTCGCAAGTGGGAGGAGGCAGCTTACCGACGGAAGAGCTGCCGACTTTACTGGTGGCTGTGAAGAGCAGTCAGTTCTCACTCAATGCTTTGGCAGAAGCGATGCGCCTTGTGGATATCCCCGTAATGGCGATGATTCGAAAGGAGGCTTTGTTGTTCGATGTCCGTACAATCTTCAGACGAGAAATCCAAGAATGCATTGAAAGTGTCCGCAGAGCGTTCGCCAACATCTGTTGA
- the pfkB gene encoding 1-phosphofructokinase: MKDLKIVTVTLNPAVDLTLNVDVLRIGEINSVSSMRKDSGGKGINVSKVIHNLGMKTVATGFIGGSTGEWLQADLKHKEIPADFIKIAGETRTNVKIISPESETQCNGTGPHPHEEDLVRLCNKIDQLLEDGDALILAGSVPGETDPIVYRKIIQSLRKNVFIALDTSGEALKESIAGKPDLIKPNEEELSQLAGIELRTEGEIVRTAQELLAQGVKHILVSLGERGSLYVSKQGAFRAVTPKVEARSTVGAGDATLAGFVTKYLSTGDALASFVFANACGVATVLKEGSQVCNRTEAEQFVNQIVCMPINGVSV, encoded by the coding sequence GTGAAGGACTTGAAAATCGTAACAGTGACTCTCAATCCGGCAGTGGACCTAACACTCAATGTGGATGTTTTACGTATAGGCGAAATCAATTCCGTTTCTTCCATGAGGAAAGACAGTGGGGGAAAAGGGATCAACGTTTCCAAAGTGATACACAATTTGGGGATGAAAACGGTTGCGACTGGATTTATCGGCGGTTCAACCGGGGAATGGCTCCAGGCGGATCTCAAGCATAAAGAAATTCCTGCCGACTTTATCAAGATCGCGGGTGAAACACGCACAAACGTGAAAATCATCTCACCGGAGTCCGAGACGCAATGCAATGGTACGGGGCCCCATCCTCATGAAGAGGACCTGGTTCGCTTATGTAACAAAATCGATCAATTGCTGGAAGACGGGGATGCACTCATTCTTGCGGGAAGCGTACCAGGCGAAACGGATCCCATCGTTTACCGGAAGATCATTCAATCGCTTCGCAAGAACGTGTTTATCGCGCTCGATACTTCGGGTGAAGCGTTGAAAGAATCGATTGCAGGAAAACCCGATTTGATTAAGCCTAATGAGGAAGAACTGAGTCAATTGGCAGGTATTGAGTTGCGAACGGAAGGAGAGATTGTGCGAACCGCGCAGGAACTATTGGCGCAAGGAGTGAAGCATATCCTCGTTTCTTTGGGCGAGAGAGGTTCTCTTTATGTGTCCAAACAGGGAGCCTTTCGTGCGGTTACTCCGAAGGTGGAGGCGAGAAGCACCGTCGGTGCGGGGGACGCGACTTTAGCAGGATTTGTGACCAAGTATTTATCAACAGGTGATGCGCTCGCTTCGTTCGTATTTGCCAATGCGTGCGGTGTAGCTACTGTTCTCAAAGAAGGTTCACAAGTCTGCAACCGTACCGAGGCAGAACAGTTCGTCAATCAGATTGTTTGTATGCCAATAAATGGGGTGAGTGTATGA